One Globicephala melas chromosome 4, mGloMel1.2, whole genome shotgun sequence genomic window carries:
- the RPL24 gene encoding large ribosomal subunit protein eL24 — MKVELCSFSGYKIYPGHGRRYARTDGKVFQFLNAKCESAFLSKRNPRQINWTVLYRRKHKKGQSEEIQKKRTRRAVKFQRAITGASLADIMAKRNQKPEVRKAQREQAIRAAKEAKKAKQASKKTAMAAAKAPTKAAPKQKIVKPVKVSAPRVGGKR; from the exons ATGAA GGTCGAGCTATGCAGTTTCAGCGGGTACAAGATCTACCCAGGACACGGGAGGCGCTACGCCAGGACCGACGGGAAG GTTTTCCAATTTCTTAATGCAAAATGTGAGTCGGCATTCCTTTCCAAGAGGAATCCTCGTCAGATCAACTGGACTGTCCTCTACAGAAGAAAGCACAAAAAGGGACAGTCG gaagaaattcaaaagaaaagaaccCGCCGTGCAGTCAAATTCCAGAGGGCCATAACTGGTGCATCTCTTGCTGATATAATGGCCAAGAGGAATCAGAAACCTGAAGTTAGGAAGGCTCAACGAGAACAAGCTATCAG GGCTGCCAAGGAAGCAAAAAAGGCTAAGCAAGCATCTAAAAAGACAGCAATGGCTGCTGCAAAG GCTCCCACAAAGGCAGCACCTAAGCAAAAGATTGTGAAGCCTGTGAAAGTTTCTGCTCCCCGTGTTGGTGGAAAACGCTAA